The window ATTCCACAAAACAGGTAGAAGTTGCTATACTATCACTAATTCTATTATATTCTCTGCTTTAGTCAACTGATTATCTATATGGTCAATTCCAGTTTAACTTTTAACGTTGCgtattcttttctttcttttttttttttttttttttttttgcgccATTACCTTTGATAGTTACGATTAATTTTTTGCCAACATACCTTAAGAATGTAGTCGGTTATCAAGTTGCCATCAGCTCCTTCAGTAGCAATAGCCTGAACCGAGGAGTATATTAATTGGgaattaccaaaaataaaagaacataAGATAAAGGGTAAGATGAAGTAAACGAGAGTTGAATGTACTAAACATAACTTAATAGTTCAAATAGATTAATTTCACGAGCTATAATTTTAAATCACTGCTCTACCTTCATAAAAAGCTCAACGTCAGGCTCTGGAGTTATACCAGCTGACTTCTCTAGTCTTGTAAGCTCAGTAAGCATTACCTCTGGAATAAGTAAAAGAAGTTTGGTAGTCCGCATTTGAttgttaaataagaaaaaaatttatcaattaCCATTGTGAGATCCCGTTCCTTGGCACCTTGCAGAAAAGTCAAGAGTTTCTTTAACCGTCAATTCTGCTACATGAACATCATGTTGACTAACGTATGAAGATGTCCTCTGTGGCACAAATTCTTTTAGTGTATGTCCATTGTATGTTACTTTACCTTCAACCTGTACATCAAATTTTATCAAGAATTGTTTACATGAATTCACATGCTTTGTTTTGTACATTTTATTCTGATCATAAGTTAAACCATGTATGATTATGATATACAAGTAGACTAACCTTTAAACTAGAGTCTGACTTTCCAGCCAATGCCTGTAGGAGTGTTGTCTTTCCAGAGGATGGCGGGCCCAATAGTAAGGTCATCCTATTAAGGAAATAAGTTCTGAGTAGCCTCTACTAAGAGAGAATGGATATCTAAAGGCGAATGAACGTTTACTGATTTCAGCTAATAGGTTGATGATATACAAGTTTAAACCTGATTATTTCATGGTTGAATTAATTTGTCTTTCGATTATGAGTAAGTGAAGAGGACTCTGCAAAGGAGGTAACAGAATGTGTTTGTCGCATAGGACGGCATGAAGGAGCCTGCGAGTTATGTGGTGTTTGaattttttctctcaaaatGGTGCTTAGGTGGCCCATGAAGACTAGTTACTTAAGCGAAAGGTATTTAACGttgaattgttttatttttgactGAGAAGAAACACTATGATGTCTATACTTTGATTACTTTCCTACAAGAAAATATGTCCCGACTACGTTGCtctttttgaacttttttgCAATTAATCACCTGAGTAATGGAGACCATTTTAACTCAATTGAGGTTAAACTAGTTTTGGCTTTTGACTCTTAATGATCAAATGTGTGAATTCAAAGTTCATGAAATGGAAATGGGTCAACTGGCCAAAAGTTACCCAAAAGGTATTTAAAGGACATCTAACCTTCTAAATCGTGTTATTGAAATATTAGATTAGCATTAAAATAATACAGCTTTCTTAATCATATTAAACACATCAATTCTAAATAAAGTCTCTTAAAAAGAACACGCCAAAAAAGTTTCCAGGTCGCCTCAACTGACCCAAAATATTGTACCAAGTACAATTTTAACaggttacccaacccacccgtTGTGCCACATCTAATATTCAGGCATGCTAATTAATTGTTGTTACCTTGAAGGCTTAATGATTCCAGAAGCATCATGAAGAACCATTAGTTTTGTACTTGTAGACAATCTAATGCCAAGTGAAGTCAAAGCTGAGCCAACTATGTTGCGGATAGTATTCGTCAAGGTTGGTAGAGCCCTCTCACCAATAAAACAATCAGCTTCTATGCTCAAATGTTCATATCTCACTTCTATTGTTGGCAGATTAGCCTTAGCCCTGTAATCAACGTAAAAAGGTAACCACTTTGAGTTATAAATAGTATATAGTTTTCTCTACTTTTCTACACGCGTCATACACATGTTAGCCAGAACATATTTAAGAAGTAAAGAATGTTATTTTGAAGATagattttctttataaaagacTATTCATGAATATGGAACATTAGTTATTACATTTTCAATCTAGAAAGCAGTAATCAACAACATATCCCACATAGATGTGTCATTTGTGATTGTCTTGGGATGTGATTTGAAGGTTAAAACTATTGGTCTTCTATATTGAATTCTAGTGAATAACACAGGacaataattaaacaaaattaaaatgtaaattttaaaagacaTTCGAAATTGTTTTGCAATAATTATCCCGTCCCAACCTTACCATGCTCAATCTTATTTTCAGATACAAGATCATAGTTTGAATTACTTCCCAAACATGTTGAGGCTCAGTAACTCTTCCATTAAAACACTTCTCGGTGAGATTAGATGGTAAAAAGGGAAATTATAAACGACCAGTATAGATTTACTGTATTGAACAGAGTTAGTATGAACTTACATATCATATCGGTTTCTGATCTTCTTCAAGAACTTTCCATTACCTTCCACAGGAACATGAAATAATTTGTTAATAATACATTGATTCTCGTTCATGAGATCAACCTGCTTGTATCCTGCCTTCTTTTTGCCTTCACGTTGTTGCCTCTCTATAGCTGCCATTTTCAGAGCTTCTTCGTCTTCCTCAGCATGACTGCTGCTTCTACTATGATTTGCAGTCACAAACACTTCTTCAAAGCTCCAACTCTGGCTTCTAATTGAGTTCCCGCTTGGTGTTCTTCTCCTTCCCTTTCCACAACTCTTTACTTTCTCTATCTCCATTGTTTTTTAAGATTAAGCCTGCATAGAATGTTCGGTATCTAGTTATATTTTGGTAAAAGAGATGGGCCAATTCATGTTATGTGAAAAGTAAGAGAAGCAGAGCTTTTGGAAATTTCAGATATTTTGTCTACTTGAGTTTTTTCTAGCTAGTATATATTTGCAGCTTTGAACTTTAGTGAATGAGTTGTTTGGTTGCAGTGTCTACATGTAGCTATCTAAAGTTCTGTTTTGCCGGCTTTAAATTATTATAGAACGTGAAACTATGCACTGCTTTTGTAACAGATTTCGGTTAATATGGTTAAAGGATTCTACGTGTTAGACCGTCGGGTCAGATTGGTTGACCACCAAActtttggttatttttttccttaaatatATCAATCctgtataatttatttatcttgtcATCAAAAATAGTAACAACGTGGATGGGCGAGACATGTTAAGTGACAGGTAGCATCTATATGTTGCTCATAATAGATCATTTTCGCTTGGCTTCACCTGGAAACTGGAGGTTGGCTTTTTTTTCATGGGTTTGTCCTCTTTTATACGAGCAATAAAATATGACTAGTACAAATGTGTAATAGTTTGCTTACATTTTTTATGAAGCGAGGAGGATGCATTTAACTACACTTGAGTTAACCTATATTTGACCCATTAGCAGTGTGATACTATTCGCTTCCCATGCTTTCACACGTCGAGGCATGGAGCCACGTGGAGTTGAAGGTTGGCCATGACCCCCCACAATCTCTATAAAACTctatttaactatttttatctatatgttTTGTCCAAAGTCAAATTTTTATTCGGCTCCCCTAGACATCTGTTTCTGACCATAAGTGTTAACCTATAGCTTGAAACCGAAGGTAAATGAGTTGTGATTGCCAACTCTAACCTATCTCTATACCACCTATTTTCTTGTAAATTGGTTAACATTATGCCTGTAATAGAGAATAAGTCTTGATGGATCTGGTTAAACTGTATTAGCAGCATGTCTGATTTGACTGGTAGAGAATGACACCAATTAGAATTTGAAATGAAGTTGGTTTTCTTTTAATTGGTGATATCAAAAAGACAAGCCCAAACTTccaaaaaaacaaagttttggTGTATTATATATGCATTTTCTAGGATGTTATGATTTTCTGTTTCTTTTAATACTcatattttataatatgattTATTATAGGCGACATGCATTGTTCTATTATTCGTAACTAGTTCTCAGATTTCATTGACCACGGCCGTCGTTTTTGGAGTAGATTTTGCATTTCATTTCGTCTCACTTCTCATCTTGCTAATCATTTGGCCGGCATTACCCATCTTTTGTGTCATTTTATAAATGATGTCAGGGATAGCATTTGTTTTTGATGATATGACCAGGTCGTGGTGAGAACCAAGTAAAAATTACAAACAATTAATGTGGTTGCATCAAAATTATTATAGCAAACAAAGATAATGGGTACAAAAACCATAGACAATTATCTCGTAGTTTGTTCTCTTTCTTATGTTTTGTCCTAGCTATAATTCTAACCCTATTTTATGGTTATATCGTTACTATCATAAGTAGGATACAATTCTATAAACCTTCTAAAGATataagattattattgttaactATATAATCttgtttagttaaaaaaataagtgCAAAATAATGGACacgaacacgaacacgacacgatttttaacaggttacacgataagggacctgttaagagacttgttaaaagttacacgatAAGAGACCTGTTAAAGGACCTGATAACgtatcttatcgtgtcttaacgtgtcttatcgtgtctttaacaggtctttaacgtgtctttaacaggTCTTTAATGTGTCTTTAACATATCCATATATATGCTACTTGTCTTATCGTGTGTTATCGTGTcatatcgtgtcttaacaggtctggacctgttaagacatgaAACACGTTAAGGCCAAACACGAAACACGAAAAAGCCAGGTCGTGTTGTGTTGTGCTAACAGGTCTGTGTCGGAAATTGCCAGCTCTACTATGGATGGTATTGTACAACCTAAACCAATTTTCTGTTTTTGGAGCTTTATAATTAGTTTAAAACTTCAAATAGCTCCATAAAATGTGTCGAATAGTCTTGTATACATTCTCTAAGAGAATTGAACTAATAATCTTCAAATTGTTATTTTGATGCTCCTTGGTGGTAATCAAGGCCGTCTTTGAAAATGCCAGCAAAATTGGGCCCAAAgcaaaattaaaatatagactcgaaaattataaaaatttaacctgATTTTTGGATGTTTATGAATTACATATCTTTGGTGATCAATTACTTGTTTTGCTATAAATTTTTAACTTAGTCTTAAAGTAATAAAAGATATTGTAACCTAAAGTTACAAAACCTATATTTTTGACCCCTACACAATTTGGGTCTTAGGCTCTAGCACCCTCCTTGCCCTACCTTCCTGATGCCAGCTGGTGGTAGTTTAATTCTAAGATGTTTGGTCAACGTTTCACACGAGATATACCCAAAATGATAGCCAGGCTAAGCCTGGAGCCAGACAGCCAACCATCATTCACTCAACCACTATTCGCTCAAGCAAGGTTAGTAAGCCGTGTATCGTTACTAGTATAATACAAATGCAGATACATATGAATCTTTACCCGAAATTACGAAAAGATTGTTTCACTTAGAAAGATAATCCAAGAAGGTAAAAACATGCTAACAGCCCGGATTTAGCGTCGGGCTTATTGATAGAAGTTAATAAGTCATAAACGTAAATATGAATTTTAACCTGAGATACAACagattattttattcaaaaagaAGTAAATAAAATCCATGTTATATCCAAAAAGCAAAATCAGAATGTTGTTATAGGAATTTCATAACCACATTGTTTCTGGCTCGATAGACCAGAATGATGATAGAATGAAGAAAATCATGATCAGATTCAGGCATACAGCTTGCAGCAAAATATTGCTGAGTACAAAGAACATACTTAGTGACACATGATGCACAAATCAAAAAGACTATCCTTCATTATCAGAAGCCTTGAGCGAATTCTTAGGATCGATTGCATTAAAATATGGTAAATGGGCTGGAAGTGTTTCCAGACAAAATCCTACTTCATCCAGTTTTTgcacaaataaaaaagactaTCCTTTCATTCTTCAAAAGCCTTGAGAGGATTCTTAGGATCGATCGCATTAAAATAAGGTAGATGCGCTGGAAGTGTTTCCAGACTCAATCCTACTTCATCCAGTTTTCCAATTATTTCCTCAAAAACAATCTTGTTTCCATTCTGAGTAAGATGCAAACCGTCCCTACATTTACACAAATAACTATCTTCATTTATGTACGTAAATATgcatgtgtgtgtatgtgcaTGCATATTTTGACTGGAGGGATGAACAAAAGTACCGCAAATAAGCTTTGGCCCAGTCAAGAAACTGTTGCATTCGTGTCCAAAGATCGATAAATGGGACTCCGCATTCTTCTGCAACTGCGACACATGCTTTGGCATAATTGCCAGCAGCTTCATTTGTTCGTTCTGGTAAATTTGAAGGATTCTCATTGTATGGATGTCTGCATTTTCTTCCCAAGTTACTTTTCTTCATTATAAACATGCACAAATCTCCTAATTTTGGAGTGGCATGAGGACATaagaatataattatatatatttgaatgttaCTATTCTAATTGGCAATTGCAACCATCACCTTCGAAATGCACATTCAGAAATGTCCtaatttttaaatcaaaaactgaaattaattAATGCGTTTTTAAAGAAACTATCCTATAATGATTAATCAGAATCAGATAATCAGTTGTAAGACAagaaaagataattagttatctTAATATTTGATTAATGGAATCTGGTAACTATAGCCCTTACAGATATGGTTAAACTTAACATACATGGAAAGTCAGCAATAAAATAACCATCAACGCAAAAATAACTCTTATTGGAGCCATATCCTGACATAAGAAGGCTGACATGAGCAATACTTAAAATAGTATATCCATGAAAAAATCGATACTGAAAAAACATCGGGTCCATGTAATTAAACCTTTTTCTAGCCAAAGAATCCCATTAATGATCTAATCGAGGCAAATCCAATTCATTGGCCAACAGAAAATCTAGGTGTTTTCACACTCATAAAAACCTTGAAAAGAGGAAGAGCCACCATAGCTTTGCTTGTTGCAGCCCCATTTCTATTTCTAAGAGAACTTAAAATTTCCATATATATTACCACTTTCCACTTGTAGATTAACCATAGCCCAGATCTATGGTTAGCAAATCCCTTAAAttcaactaattaaattaatgCATTAAAGACATCGACTAATAGGATAATCAATGTTCCCAATTTAACGcaacaaattttataatatgAAGGAAGTATGGGTCGAGTCAGCATTAGGGAATACATTTGAGGTAAAATCTAACTTATTGAAAGATTAGACATATAATAAAGACTTACCTTTAAGCGTTACAAGAAAAATATTAATAGAAAACTTGAAAAGCAGTAAGTTTGGAATATTCCCTACATCCCAATTAAAATAccatatatttttcaattttacttTGTCTCAATAAGATGTCCACTTCCAAGTATGATTATAGGTTTCTTAAACTTAATGTCTTGTTTGTAAAGGACATTTAGATTGGGATGTAGAGAGTATAAAAAGAATACTCAAGTTTAGTTTGAATAGAGATTTACAATAGGCGTGCAGCTTCATCAATTGGAGGAGGAGTGATGAGAATAACATGAGTGGAAGGCCAACGCTTCTGAATTTAAACAAAAAGTAAATCGAATTAAGCAAAAGGTAAAAAGCAACAATTGATTTGAACCATTTTGGACAGCAAAAAGTTAATCATTAGCCAATATACCTCAACCAACCATAATtaacttaatattatttttacgCAGCTACATGGTTTAAATGGTCAACTGGCTTTCTTTTCTGACCAATCATGAGATGGAGAAAAAGAAATGTTCCATTGTGACCATATAAGCGAGACCCACAATTTGACACAGTAGTTTGACATGATAAAATCCACGGTGAATGTTATCATTTCTACTAACCATCATCATGATTTAAGAAAAAGCAAACAAGAAAATGAACAGTTCCATATTGACAACCAATGAACTTTTAGTATCATAGGCTTGAACTCATAAGTCATAAGTCATATTGTGTTCTACCGAAAAACAGGTGCATTTAAGTAAATAccacttataagttataacttcaAGACTCCTAAGAGATTTAAAAATGGGAGAACGCGTTTGATAATGTTTTATTCACACACCaagatacatataaaataattttatttttttaaaaaaaagaacaaatatcATGATTCACAAATCCACTATGGAAGGTAAATACACattaaaaacatattgtgtGTGTGATTGTTTTCACTTGTTTGCAACCATAGTTAAAGTTTCTTTATTGACTCAATTGTTAGAAAACTGTGATCTTGAGGCAGCTTCTTTCGCAAAACTTGGGTAAAACGAAACATCAAACTTTCTATACATCACCATTTCAGGTGATCTTtggaaaaaaacaatatgtgtaCCTTTTTATAGAGTTTAGGATATAGAAATAGCAACATACTTTTACTTTTGTCGCAATGTAGCAAACGAACCTCAAATAATAACATTGTAGTCATTGAACTTCTTACTTTTGAACTAACATCAGCTTACCAATACTTTTTTAGAGGAATCATTTTAGTGGTGCCGATGTGGCCCTCACGTGGCACATGCTGCACTAGTTAACTTAGAGCATAAATGAATGTATATGACTATTTCGGAACAAAATATGGAAGTATGGTG is drawn from Erigeron canadensis isolate Cc75 chromosome 9, C_canadensis_v1, whole genome shotgun sequence and contains these coding sequences:
- the LOC122582453 gene encoding GDSL esterase/lipase At5g45920; the protein is MMRPKVYLFGDSITEESFSDGGWGAALANHFARTADVVLRGYSGYNTRWAIKVLDKVFPPELNVGGGRAPLAVTVFFGANDACLPDRYGAFQHVPIDEYKQNLFSIVSYLKKRWPSTHVILITPPPIDEAARLLHPYNENPSNLPERTNEAAGNYAKACVAVAEECGVPFIDLWTRMQQFLDWAKAYLRDGLHLTQNGNKIVFEEIIGKLDEVGLSLETLPAHLPYFNAIDPKNPLKAFEE